A window of Nasonia vitripennis strain AsymCx chromosome 3 unlocalized genomic scaffold, Nvit_psr_1.1 chr3_random0004, whole genome shotgun sequence contains these coding sequences:
- the LOC100118368 gene encoding alcohol dehydrogenase class-3 has translation MADTTGKVIKCRAAVAWEAKKPLTLEVIEVAPPKAHEVRVKINAVALCHTDAYTLDGLDPEGLFPCVLGHEGAGIVESVGDDVTEFKPGDHVIPLYVPQCRDCKFCRSPKTNVCSKIRMTQGKGIMPDGTSRFTCNGQTLYHFMGCSTFSEYTVVAEIALAKIDPSAPLDKVCLLGCGVSTGYGAALNTAKVEPGSTCAIWGLGAVGLAVALGCKTAGASRIIGVDINPAKFEKAKAFGCTEFVNPKDHTRPIQDVLIEMTDGGLDFTFECVGNVHTMRAALESCHKGWGVSVIVGVAAAGQEISTRPFQLVTGRTWKGTAFGGWKSKDSVPQLVHEYMTKKLILDEFITHNLPFDKINEGFELLHSGKCLRAVLHY, from the exons ATGGCAGACACGACCGGCAAG GTTATCAAGTGCCGTGCTGCAGTTGCATGGGAGGCAAAGAAACCGCTGACACTGGAAGTCATTGAGGTAGCTCCACCAAAAGCTCATGAAGTTAGAGTTAAAATTAATGCTGTTGCACTGTGTCACACTGATGCCTACACTCTTGATGGCTTAGATCCCGAAGGACTTTTTCCATGTGTTTTAGGACATGAAGGAGCTGGAATAGTCGAAAGTGTTGGAGACGATGTTACAGAATTTAAGCCAG GTGACCATGTCATTCCACTGTATGTTCCCCAGTGCCGTGACTGCAAGTTTTGTAGATCACCAAAAACCAATGTGTGCAGTAAAATTAGGATGACCCAGGGCAAGGGAATAATGCCTGATGGTACTTCACGTTTTACATGCAATGGGCAAACTTTGTACCACTTTATGGGGTGCTCCACATTCTCTGAGTATACTGTAGTTGCTGAAATTGCGCTAGCCAAG ATTGACCCATCTGCTCCCTTGGACAAAGTGTGCCTATTGGGTTGTGGTGTATCGACTGGCTATGGAGCTGCCTTAAATACTGCAAAAGTAGAGCCAGGAAGCACCTGTGCTATTTGGGGATTAGGAGCTGTTGGTTTGGCAGTAGCTTTAGGTTGTAAAACTGCTGGAGCTTCTAGAATTATTGGTGTTGATATTAATCCAGCTAAATTTGAGAAAG CCAAAGCTTTTGGATGCACCGAGTTTGTCAATCCAAAGGATCATACCAGACCGATTCAAGATGTGCTCATTGAAATGACTGATGGAGGACTAGATTTTACCTTTGAATGTGTTGGTAACGTCCATACAATG AGAGCTGCTCTTGAGTCATGCCACAAGGGTTGGGGTGTGTCTGTCATTGTTGGAGTAGCTGCCGCGGGTCAGGAAATTAGTACACGTCCATTCCAGCTGGTTACTGGCCGAACATGGAAGGGAACTGCCTTTGGAGGATGGAAGTCAAAGGACAGTGTCCCTCAACTTGTACATGAATACATGACAAAAAAACTGATTTTAGATGAATTCATTACTCACAACTTGCCTTTTGACAAAATCAATGAAGGTTTTGAACTTTTGCATTCTGGAAAGTG CTTGAGAGCAGTTTTACATTACTAA